catctatcatccgtataccaagcttaccaaaacaaactactatgagtttcaagcttattgaccgaatctcaaacctcaaaattctaagtttaatttatgggatgagtagagtttgaactaataatctcaaacatgcatagattttcaagaatcattcaatacatacctcattctagccatcttctatgccaaaaatcaaggcaaccaaactttcttctttctttcctttctcggTCAAGAGGAACAAAGAGGATGGagcctctttttttttcttctaggtacgacAAGATGGGGGAGAAGAAGGATGACacaccttgtttctatcactctccctttcttttaattattctttcttccatactataaagccattaactattgtcatgctaaaataaaatgcatataatatctatcaaccatcattatggccggccactaaattaaaagtggtccatttgacatgcaagtccctcatgtcaataactcatgcattatttggccattttaaatttcacctatcacatattcaagtcctatcacatgggtcctttcttataaattagcacctaattgataaaatcatggCACGAactattcacacatacaaattccacatacaataagcacagaatataacatctaattatttttgtgactcggttttgtggtcccgaaaccactttccgactagggtcacattaggggtgtcacaattttGGTGTATGagatattatgtttatatttttccaACACTCATGACATATGGTTGAATGGTTATATTCTATTTtgcatgaaaaatatatatacatatatcatgcTTCTATTCTGATAAAAAGATTATGAGGCACATGTCAAAACATGTCTACTATGTTAATTCATAATGAGATCTGATTCGCATGTATAGTATGCCTACTGAAAATTTTATTCTGTATGacatatcacatgcatggggttgggataagATTGTACGGAAGAAGATTCTGGCAGTTTAAAAGTCTGCAAATTCTGGTGGTTTAACCACATTATCTAGCAGAATATCTACAAttctggtggcttgtccacaataaTCTGTATCAGGCAGCTTGTCTACATTATctagtggcttgtccacaatatTAGTGTGTAACAGATTCGAACCCTTTTATGGTGTGTAGCAGAGTTGGGTATGAACGTTTTCTGAAAACTACGCTTTgacttttgaaaaaaattatgcATTTACATTGCCATGCATATCAATATATGTGATATTGACTTGTTTGTGTACTTTCTATTATCTTTCTGAATTATGTGATTTATTCACTattatattttaagaaagactcACACTGGGCTTTAAAAGTTCACTGCTTTAAATTTTATGACTTTTCATATAATACTCGAGGTTCAGGCATGGGCTCAGCATACGAAGGAGTACTTGGATATTTTGCATATAAAACTTTTATACTTATTTTTTGGTATTTTTCCCATGGTTTTAGCTCTCtctcatttttatttttccaatttggTTGTTTTTCAGTATGTTCATAGCTCGGTTAATTGGGTGGCAGCCCATTGGTCTTTTCATGAGAATGTTTATGGGTTGTCTAATTTGAGCTACTTGAATGTCATTCATTGGATTGGGTTGAATGACACCTTGAGTTGTTAATTGATACGTGCCTTATTGGGCCATTTCTTTCAAAAAGAAACAGAAACttctcaaataaaaaaattattagctTTTTAATGAGAATATTATTATTTCTTAcaacaaaatttatataaaacatGTTAAAATATGTTCTAGATCCCTATACTTTTTGCATATTTGAAGTTTAGTTTCTCTACTTTTATTTCAAGGAAGTTAGTCCTTCTactttttagatttaaaaatGCAAGCTCAATTATTGGCAAAATTAAATTTTTCTGTTACAATCAGGCAAATTAGAAtgccattttttttttgttacatggCTACTAAGTGAGTATTTCTTTTATTACATAATGTTACATCAACAAATTTCTCAAAAGAGTTCATATGTAATTTGCCCTCTAAACCTGTCCAAAAGTACCCAGTTGATGCCTAAATTTATATTTTGTCACTTAGGTTGGTATCTCTATAGTAACACTGTTTGTTTTGTGTTGATGTGATAgacacaaattaaaaaaataaaaaataaattttaaaaagtataattTTTTGATTAATTCAAGTATCAACTAGGTTCTTTTTGGACAAATTTAAGTACCAACTAAGTACCTTTTATATAAGTTCGGTACCAATTAAATACTTTTGACAAGTTCAAGAGGTAAGTTACATATTAAGATTTAAAAATTAATGGTATTAACAACTTGTGACAAAGTATGTGGCAAAATACAAGTTTAAATATCAACTAAGATACAAAAAAGGTTTAGGTACTAAGTAAGTATTTTTGGACAAGTTTAAAGgtaaattatatattaatcttTTTCAAAAAAGATTTTAACAGTGTTAATAATTAAACTTGTAATaattaaatttgtattttaaaatttgaaatgataaTGATCAAatgttttttaaaagaaaaagtaaagagaataaaatttaaaggtaggaaaattaaaaactttaagcatacttttaacttaaaaatattatttttcgctCATGGGTGACACAAGTTCTAATATTATATACTCatttttaattaagtaattatGGTTAATTTTTCGTAAGTTCCTGGTTAGTAAAATAAACATCTTTTGTTTTGTGTAATaaatataaaagttaaatttCATTAAAggggaaagtaaaaaaaaaaaaagaagtgaaaatggtGAAGAAAAATCCTAAGCAGAAACAACTAAACAGTCAACAGTCAACCTAATCCGTACCAAATATACGCGCTCTAAGTCATAAATAcgaaaaaaagaaaatattatttCTTTCACATTCTTCTTCCTTATTTTCTGATGGAGTTCTAAACTGAAAAAAACACAAGCAGacaattttagttttatttttatctcaAAGCTTTTGAACAATAAACATTAAATTTGTtatcatattttttaatttatcaagAAAATCTACCAACTTTGGTGGGGGCTATGGGGGAAATGCCATTGCGCAATACCCCCAGCCGGCGCCACCACCATCGTTTTCTGGACCCATCACCTTTGCGAGTAACCCTTTTCTCTGtcactttttaattttaaatttattgggtttctttctttctctctctaaTTAGATGAGTTGTATTATGTTCTATTTGTCATCTCCTTCTTTGTTACGTTTCCATATTTCAACACTGTCCTTATGAAATATGCCATTTTAGATTGAGACCAAAGCAGCCAACCAGGTTACAGAATAGACTTAGCTTGCTTTTCAATCCAACAAAAAACCCACACTCTTTCTCGTCTTTGTTCCTTTTTACCTTGGCCTTTtccttttttaataattttgttatACCATAAAAGGCTTCTCTGTCGCAGTTGGGCTGCGGTTTGGGTTTCGTGTAATGGGAGGTGAAGGGACCAAATATTTTCAAAGGAATTTGGTGGTACTCATAAATTTCACTACATTCATTGAAGAAGAAGAGACTGAGTTTTTCTGAGCTGTGTTGTTCTTGTTTTTTGTTGCGGTGCTGAGTTATGGACACCGGAGGTCGACTCATTGCTGGTTCTCACAACAGGAATGAGTTTGTCTTGATAAATGCTTATGAAAATGCTAGAGTAAGACATTCGAAATCTCACcgaaaaaagaagagagagagagagagagagagagaaaaaaaaggaaTCCCATTTGCTTATTTTACTGCTTCATGAAATAATGTTCACTGCATTCCTATAAATGTGAAAAGTggagctctttttttttttttcactagaAATGTAACAGGTAGGGTTTTTAAAAGCTTAAACCACACGATTCAGTACTTTGCCATGCTATTTTGAGCGTTTAATCTCTAATATTGTCATTTACTTCTTTTGGGGTTTTTGTTCATAGGGGATACAAATGTTTGCCTGTTCTAGTGTTACTTGATTAATAGACCTTCCCATAAAAAAGGTCAATATTTGTTAATTCCGGTGAAGGAGGGGGTTTGTTTTGGTTGTTGTTAATTGTATGATTTCTGGTTTTATTAGGTGTGGCTAAGATTTATCTTCTGGCAATTTTTGGCACGATTTGGAACAAAGCATAAGATTCTGTTTCTGGGGTAGCTGTTTGCCCATACCAAATTGTTGGATTCTTTAGAAATTTCGAAGTCCTTTGGAAATTGACAAATTGATGTTGTGAATTTATTCAAAATGCTGAGTGAACTCTACATTTGTTGGAAAGATTGATATAAATCTTTAATGAAGTAGCTTTTAACGTTTTCAATCTCTTTTTTCAGGATCATTATACATATGTGGTTTTACTTTTAGCCACTGCAAAACATTGAATGTATAACTAATTAATGTTTTCTTATACTCCATTCTCTTATCCTCTTGTTCTTTGTTTCATATGAAACTGACAACACTCTCAGACAGGAGGAATCTGGTTTTGTGAAGCTATCAGCATCACATGGAGAtaattagaaattaaaataacGTAGAAATCAAGAAAATAAATTTCCTTTATCTGCAATTCTATTTACTTTTGCAAAATTTTGCCCTTTTTTCTTAATAACTTAGTATATGTAAATGAAGTTGTTAGTTTTGATTGGTAACTGGTCAAGATTTGATGTAAAACACCTAGTTAGGTTTTAGTACATTCAATCATATTTGAAATTTAGTGGGAACCATTCTCCTTCAAGGCTGTGGAAATAAAGCCGTCATCAGTGAATTTAGTTTTTGCTTGATTTGTTGTCACATTTCATGTTCAGGTGTTGATGGCACTCTCTTTATGGTTGTGGTTTTTTATCAGATAAAGTCTGTGAAAGAATTGAGTGGCCAAAGCTGTCAGATATGCGGAGATGAGATTGAGATTGAGATTACAGTGGATGGAGAGCCCTTCGTTGCCTGCAATGAATGTGCTTTCCCTGTCTGCAGAACCTGCTATGAATATGGGAGAAGAGAGGGAAACCAAGCTTGCCCTCAATGCAAAACCAGATACAAACGAATCAAAGGTGAGATTGTCACTGCAAGATTTGGTATACATTGGCAGCCACAAATCAGTTGCCATTGTGTCTAACTTATGATGTAAACTGCAGGTAGTCCTAGGGTTGaaggtgatgaagaagaagatgacaTAGATGATCTGGACAATGAGTTTGACTATGGCACTTTGGATCCTCAACAAGTTACTGATGCCATGCTCACTGCACGCCTTAATGCTGTCCGTGGTTCCCAGCTTAATAGTTCTCGAATGGCTGCACACTCAGAACTATATTCTTCTCCCCCTAGTTCTCAAATTCCTCTGTTGACATATGTTGAGGAGGTTAGTTTCTCATTTAAGCTCTATTTATATGAATTTCCATATTATGGATTAGACTTGTAACTTGTTCAAAGGCTGAGCTATTCGACCAAGTCTGAAGGCCCACTCGAAACTTTAGAGGGTTTGGACAAAATCTTAAGCCCAAAAGTAGGCTTGGGCAAACAGGGTTAGGTCTGTTTAAAACCCAGGCTCGGGGTTCAAACATTAAAGGTCTGAGCCTGGGTCAGCCTGACCCATTTTCTAATCTTGTAATGTATAtagtatgttatatatatatatatatattatgtaatttataacacataaaaattaaatatatagtaatatataatactatattgtaaacattaaaaaattgTTAAGTTGCCTATGTTagtaaatgaaaaaaatttaaattattaaatattaaattaaaatgaatataaatatttcaaaaattttaaaaataatatggtaGGCCTAAAATCAGTTTGGCTTAGCCATTTACAAATTTTAGTGGAACAAAATTTTAGACCCACATGTTGGGCCAGGCTGGGCTTGGGCAAGCATGAAGTATTAATATCATGCTTAAGCTTGACCCAAACCTTGCGCATGAACACCTCTATTATGGATGCACTGTTTTTACACCGTGCACAAGTAATATTTGCATTATGAGAATGCTTTTATTGTTTAAGGGTCTGGAGATTTCTGCTGATCATCATGCCCTCATTGTACCCTCGTCTATGGGTCATGGAGATAGAGTTCATCCAATGAGTTATACTGATCTATCCATACCATGTAAGTCATCATCCTTCTGTTTACCATTTTGTGAATAAATTCTCTCTAGTCTTGACCTTAGCATTTCCATTGCTGCAGTGCAACATAGACCAATGGTTCCCAGGAAAGGTATAGCAGTATATGGTTATGGAAGTGTCTCATGGAAGGATCGGATGGAGGAGTGGAAGAAAAAGCAAAATGAAAAACTTCAGGTAGTTAAGCATGAAGGAGGGAATGATGGTGGAAACCTTGATGGAGAGGAGCTGGATGCTGATTTGCCAATGTAAGTGACTGTTTGAAGTCTATGGTTTGAATTTGCTACTACTATCTATGAACACTGAGTTTTTAGGCAGTTTTTTTTCCTCCTGGAAATCTGAAGAATGGTATCCTTTGTATCAATAAAGTAGTTGCtcattttaaaaaaatggtttgtCTTTTCAGGATGGATGAAGGCAGACAACCGCTTTCAAGAAAGTTACCCATTCCTTCAAGCAAAATAAATCCATATAGATTGGTTATCATAGCTCGTCTTGCAATTCTTGGCCTCTTTTTTCACTATAGGCTTCTACACCCAGTCAGAGATGCTTATGGCTTGTGGTTGACTTCTGTAATTTGTGAAATATGGTTTGCTGTTTCATGGATTCTAGACCAATTCCCAAAATGGTACCCTATAGAGAGCGAAACATACCTTGATCGACTATCTTTGAGGTTTGGATGTTGCCTACTGCTTTTCATGTTTGATGTATTATGATTATTTGACATGAATTTAGATTTCACATATATGTTTAATTACCTTGATGCTATTTTGAGTATGATGCCACTTTCTTTGCTAAATTTACCTTTATTCACAGGTATGAGAAAGAAGGGAAACTGTCTGAATTAGCTAGCATAGACATTTTTGTGAGTACAGTGGATCCAATGAAGGAACCTCCACTGATCACTGCAAACACTGTTCTGTCCATCCTTGCTGTTGATTATCCTGTTGATAAAGTTGCATGCTATATATCAGATGATGGTGCCGCCATGCTCACATTTGAGGCTCTCTTTGAGACATCTGAATTTGCTAGGAAATGGGTTCCTTTCTGTAAAAAATTCAATATTGAGCCCCGTGCTCCAGAGTGGTATTTTACTCAAAAGATAGACTATCTAACAGACAAAGTCCATCCAACTTTTGTTAGGGAAAGGTGAGCGATGAAGGTGTGTGACTTGTCATGCATCGTAACATGTGTTCTGTTTCGTTTCTTTCACATTCTGAGTTCTGAAATCTGCAGTTTCAAACTAATCTGAGGTTGTATTTAGCAACTATGGTTTTTGCTCTTGATAGCATGGAATGCttaatttgttttaatatattatttgattaTGCAGAGAGAGTATGAAGAATTTAAAGTTAGGATAAATGGATTGGTTGCCACAGCACAGAAGGTTCCAGATGATGGTTGGACAATGCAGGATGGAACTCCTTGGCCTGGAAACAGTGTTCGTGACCATCCTGGAATGATTCAGGTGAGATGATGTTGCATTTGACTTGCTGTAGGGATCATGGGCACCTTTAGACTGATGCAGTCCCTGATGAAATGCATCATTCTTTGTTACCTCCATTTAACAgtttctttgattttattttggtggCCTTTCATCTTGGGAGAAATTTGCACCATTGATGTTTGCTTGGAAATCaagtttgtttattttttttgtgATATATGAATGTAGCTTGTGAGTTATCTTTGATGCCTTTTGTGTGCAGGTTTTCCTAGGCCATAGTGGTGTTCGTGATGTGGAGGGTAATGAGCTACCTTGCCTAGTTTATGTCTCTCGTGAGAAGAGGCAAGGGTTTGAACATCATAAAAAGGCTGGGGCCATGAATGCTTTGGTAAGGCACAAgttctttcttttttcctttttcataatCCTTTGGCATTCAACACATTGTTTCAAAACTTACAACCTTTCTTTTTTGTACTGAAGATACGAGTCTCTGCAGTTCTCTCGAATGCTCCTTATCTTCTGAACGTTCACTGTGATCACTATATTAACAATAGCAAAGCACTTAGAGAAGCCATGTGTTTCATGATGGATCCAATATCAGGGAAGAAAGTTTGCTATGTACAGTTTCCTCAAAGATTTGATGGAATTGATCGTCATGATAGATACTCAAATCGAAATGTTGTGTTCTTTGATGTAAGCTTATTTAATTTCTTCCCTTCTAATTACCtgtcatttctttattctttcaaaacCTAATATTGTAAAAGTAAACCAGATCAACATGAAAGGATTAGATGGCATACAAGGACCGATATATGTTGGAACAGGGTGTGTTTTCAGAAGGCAAGCACTTTATGGTTATGATGCGCCAGTTACCAAGAAGCCTCCTGGCAAGACCTGCAATTGTTTACCGAAATGGTGCTGCTGTCTCTGCTGTTGTTCTAGAAAGAACAAGAAAACGAAGCAAAACAAGATGGTGAAGAAACCTAAGCAAAGGGAAGCTTCAAAACAGATACACGCTCTTGAAAACATTGAAGAAGGAATTTCAGGTAAGGGTTTACTTATGAGGGGGCAACTGAGAGTCCCCATAATCTTACTATGCTTCTTATTCGTTTTTGAATTAAACGTTCCAAACCAGAAATCTTTGTGCTACTGTCAGACTCCATCTCTCAGAAGTCATCTGAGGGATCACAGATGAAACTGGAGAAGAAATTTGGTCAATCTCCTGTTTTTGTGACTTCCACTCTTCTGGAGAATGGTGGAGGCCCTCGAAATGCAATCCCTCCATCATTACTGAGCGAAGCGATCCAAGTCATAAGTTGCAGTTATGAAGATAAAACAGAATGGGGGAAGGAAGtaagtaaaatgttgaaaacgcTACCTGAATATTTAATATGGGAAAGTTTGTGATTTATTTCTCTCATAATTTCTCTCATAATAATCATCAAAATCTTGAACCTGCAAATCAGGTTGGCTGGATATATGGCTCTGTGACTGAGGATATCCTGACTGGCTTCAAGATGCATTGTCATGGTTGGCGATCTGTGTACTGTATGCCTAAACAACCTGCTTTTAAGGGTTCAGCTCCTATTAATCTCTCAGATCGTCTACACCAAGTTCTGCGATGGGCTCTTGGATCTGTTGAAATTTTCTTGAGCAGACATTGTCCCATTTGGTATGGATATGGGGGTGGGATGAAATGGTTGGAACGATTTTCCTACATAAACTCGGTTGTATATCATTGGACCTCTATTCCCTTGCTTGTTTACTGCACCCTTCCGGCTATTTGTCTCCTTACTGGGAAATTTATTGTTCCTGAGGTAAGAACTCATTTTTTGTCTCGTTTTATGCTCTGTACTTGCATTCAAATCTTGCATTTTGACCTGTTTTGAGTTGATATTAAATCATTGATAACTGTTCAAAACCTGAAATTTATCCATGTGCCCATGCAAGCATCATAATTGAAGCTCTAGATGTGCTATTCATTTGTTGACCCTGCCGTAATATCTTGATCTGGATAACTGAGTTATTTCTTTCCTATCTGTAATAAGTTTTGTGTACTTTTTAAGTAGCATTTGCACCTGCTAACCTCAGAAGGGAGAACTAGGGTACTTGTGGCTAGTTTCTTTGTCAAGTTTTGGTTTTTCATTGTATACAAATGTCTCCACCTATATATGGTGTCTATTGAATTTTGACTTGTAATAGGGCCTTTCTAACATGTAATTCCGGCTCACTCGCAGATTAGCAACTATGCCGGTGTTGTATTCATGGCTCTCTTTGTATCAATTGCTGTAACTGGTATCCTTGAGATGCAGTGGGGTGGTGTTGGAATCGATGACTGGTGGAGAAATAAGCAGTTCTGGGTGATTGGAGGTGTTTCATCACATCTTTTTGCCCTCTTTCTGGGATTACTAAAGGTTCTGGCTGGTGTCAGCACAAGCTTCACTGTGACCTCTAAAGCAGCTGATGATGGTGAATTTTCTGAGCTATACCTCTTCAAGTGGACATCCTTGCTAATCCCTCCCACCACCTTGTTGATCATAAACATAGTTGGTGTCGTGGTTGGAGTCTCAGATGCAATCAATAACGGGTATGACTCCTGGGGCCCCTTGTTTGGGCGACTATTTTTTGCCCTTTGGGTTATTATCCACCTTTTTCCCTTCCTCAAAGGTTTACTCGGAAAACAAGACCGGATGCCAACCATTATTTTGGTGTGGTCAATCCTGCTGGCCTCTATTTTGACTCTTATGTGGGTCCGGATAAACCCATTCGTCTCGAAAGATGGTCCTGTATTAGAAATTTGTGAGTTGAATTGTGATGACTAGGAAGATTCAGATAATGAAAAAGGAGCATTGGCTCTTCACTCATCTCACTTGCAACACCTGTTGCCAAAAGGCTGGTGTTGTGATGGTTGAGTGCTTTGAGGATATGTTTTCATGATGAAGATTTGCTTTATCATGAAAGCAATGCACAAAATTTTGGTATTGTATTAGCCAAATTATCGTGTAGGATGGGGCCGGGTTTTGTAGATATTAAGAGGGCTAGAGGCTTGGCTGACCACGTTGTTCTTTGTTTTTTACATacttccttttattttattattgattcTTTTAGAATATTTTGACTTAAAATTCCTGGCCAgtgtggggggggggggggtctCAAAATTTGTtcctactttttttttttcctttttgaatcCTTGTCTCAATTGTTATATTGTTTGGTATGGACTTGGCAGTTTGTTCAATGCAACTctcttgatttttattattaatattatgaaattttatatgttttagaTGTCAATTATCAAATGCTATGTAATAAATATAGTTTTTAATATATAAACtctcaataataattaaaattgtcGGACAATTTGTTGTAAATCATCGGAAATAGTGATTGCTATTGCTTTTACTAGAAATGAGTCCTGAATGAGGTTGTcatacattttttttttaattttgaattcaattgaaaataaatattgaaCAATTTAGTCATATATGTGTATGTTAATATAAGGTTGTGTTTGGTTTTTATTGTTGATTTTAGAGTTATTTGTGAGATGAGTTTGAATTCAAAattctttttcttaaaaaatttgaatttt
This window of the Gossypium arboreum isolate Shixiya-1 chromosome 12, ASM2569848v2, whole genome shotgun sequence genome carries:
- the LOC108464531 gene encoding LOW QUALITY PROTEIN: cellulose synthase A catalytic subunit 2 [UDP-forming] (The sequence of the model RefSeq protein was modified relative to this genomic sequence to represent the inferred CDS: substituted 1 base at 1 genomic stop codon); protein product: MDTGGRLIAGSHNRNEFVLINAYENARIKSVKELSGQSCQICGDEIEIEITVDGEPFVACNECAFPVCRTCYEYGRREGNQACPQCKTRYKRIKGSPRVEGDEEEDDIDDLDNEFDYGTLDPQQVTDAMLTARLNAVRGSQLNSSRMAAHSELYSSPPSSQIPLLTYVEEGLEISADHHALIVPSSMGHGDRVHPMSYTDLSIPLQHRPMVPRKGIAVYGYGSVSWKDRMEEWKKKQNEKLQVVKHEGGNDGGNLDGEELDADLPMMDEGRQPLSRKLPIPSSKINPYRLVIIARLAILGLFFHYRLLHPVRDAYGLWLTSVICEIWFAVSWILDQFPKWYPIESETYLDRLSLRYEKEGKLSELASIDIFVSTVDPMKEPPLITANTVLSILAVDYPVDKVACYISDDGAAMLTFEALFETSEFARKWVPFCKKFNIEPRAPEWYFTQKIDYLTDKVHPTFVRERXAMKREYEEFKVRINGLVATAQKVPDDGWTMQDGTPWPGNSVRDHPGMIQVFLGHSGVRDVEGNELPCLVYVSREKRQGFEHHKKAGAMNALIRVSAVLSNAPYLLNVHCDHYINNSKALREAMCFMMDPISGKKVCYVQFPQRFDGIDRHDRYSNRNVVFFDINMKGLDGIQGPIYVGTGCVFRRQALYGYDAPVTKKPPGKTCNCLPKWCCCLCCCSRKNKKTKQNKMVKKPKQREASKQIHALENIEEGISDSISQKSSEGSQMKLEKKFGQSPVFVTSTLLENGGGPRNAIPPSLLSEAIQVISCSYEDKTEWGKEVGWIYGSVTEDILTGFKMHCHGWRSVYCMPKQPAFKGSAPINLSDRLHQVLRWALGSVEIFLSRHCPIWYGYGGGMKWLERFSYINSVVYHWTSIPLLVYCTLPAICLLTGKFIVPEISNYAGVVFMALFVSIAVTGILEMQWGGVGIDDWWRNKQFWVIGGVSSHLFALFLGLLKVLAGVSTSFTVTSKAADDGEFSELYLFKWTSLLIPPTTLLIINIVGVVVGVSDAINNGYDSWGPLFGRLFFALWVIIHLFPFLKGLLGKQDRMPTIILVWSILLASILTLMWVRINPFVSKDGPVLEICELNCDD